A region from the Deltaproteobacteria bacterium genome encodes:
- a CDS encoding NAD(P)-binding protein has translation MEYDVIVIGSGLGGLTAGALLAKRGLKVLLLEQHYHPGGCAVTFRRKDFTVEVGLHAMDGLDPGDLKREIFQELGVFDHVEFIRV, from the coding sequence GTGGAGTACGACGTCATCGTCATCGGGTCCGGCCTCGGCGGACTCACCGCAGGTGCGCTCCTTGCAAAGAGGGGATTGAAGGTCCTCCTCCTGGAACAGCACTACCACCCGGGGGGCTGCGCGGTCACCTTCAGGCGGAAGGATTTCACCGTGGAGGTGGGCCTCCACGCCATGGACGGCCTCGACCCCGGGGATTTGAAGAGGGAAATATTCCAGGAACTCGGCGTCTTCGACCATGTGGAGTTCATCCGGGT
- a CDS encoding redoxin domain-containing protein: MHRARSNLKFRTYLIHFFSAVIIFTSLANAYGITVEPCSYMGDTTLKDINGKTFQLKEYAGKVLFITFWSTWCVRCKEELTYLHEKFGGNGNVVIITVNQDSDKKIHELRVKKFIDEIGAHQLIVVIDRSFEFWDRFGLNALPATIILDAEGRVAFAEANFHNDSPEIIEREYEKLHTENSCSSADQ, translated from the coding sequence TTGCATAGAGCCAGGAGCAACCTGAAATTCAGAACGTACCTCATCCACTTTTTCAGTGCGGTGATCATTTTTACCTCTCTTGCAAATGCCTACGGCATAACGGTGGAGCCGTGTTCCTACATGGGAGACACCACTTTGAAGGACATCAACGGAAAGACCTTCCAGCTGAAAGAGTATGCGGGAAAGGTATTGTTTATCACCTTTTGGTCTACCTGGTGCGTGCGGTGCAAGGAGGAGCTCACTTACCTGCACGAAAAATTCGGGGGCAACGGTAACGTCGTGATTATTACGGTGAACCAGGATAGCGATAAGAAAATCCATGAATTGCGGGTCAAGAAATTTATCGATGAAATCGGCGCACATCAGCTGATTGTCGTGATAGACAGGAGTTTCGAGTTCTGGGACCGTTTCGGGCTCAACGCGCTTCCCGCCACGATCATTCTCGATGCAGAAGGCAGGGTGGCTTTTGCCGAGGCAAATTTCCATAACGACTCACCGGAAATCATCGAGCGGGAGTATGAAAAACTCCACACCGAAAATTCTTGCTCGAGTGCTGACCAGTAG
- a CDS encoding DUF4258 domain-containing protein, giving the protein MKFSRHAKNNTKLYKIAPNDIEKPIEKPDLSDKGNDKQTTIRRFRDKYFGYPLKVVYKIEKEEVIIVTVYPLKRKDWR; this is encoded by the coding sequence ATGAAGTTTTCCAGACATGCAAAGAACAATACGAAGCTATATAAGATAGCGCCAAATGATATTGAAAAACCCATTGAAAAACCTGACTTGTCGGACAAAGGAAACGATAAGCAAACAACTATCAGAAGGTTTCGGGACAAATACTTTGGATACCCTCTCAAGGTAGTGTATAAGATAGAAAAAGAAGAGGTTATCATCGTGACGGTGTATCCATTGAAGAGGAAAGATTGGAGGTAA
- a CDS encoding oxidoreductase, whose product ARRVLSERFPHEKAGIEKFFGVIRAIHGEVAKLPRENWKLLFLLPVFPLLFRNLVFREKATVGQFLDSIIGDEDLKLALLGNLVYYHDDPYTLSLIFFAVAQGSYFTGGGHYVKGGSQKLSDYLAGVIRSCGGEVLYRHLVTGILTKDGKAIGVRYRKTTGGDEEGEEAVGRAIIANASIPSVARDLLSPGDSGPLRSLVDRLEVAPSLTTLYLGFKRPVRELGNPSYTTFLFDGGVRNLSDMRENRRADYSLRNVSFVDFSLIDSGLTPEGKSFGSMVCVDYLPEWEGLGPDEYREKKEQVAKTFIRRLETLIPGIAEEIEYREVATPKTIRRFTLNPGGTAYGFAQTTGQAGRKRMKLRPPVGNLYFASAWLFSGGFSGAIMGGHFCAEEVWKRLRK is encoded by the coding sequence GCCCGCCGCGTGCTCTCCGAGCGCTTTCCCCATGAAAAAGCCGGGATAGAGAAGTTTTTCGGTGTCATACGGGCCATCCACGGGGAGGTTGCGAAGCTGCCCCGTGAGAACTGGAAACTCCTTTTCCTTCTCCCGGTGTTTCCCCTGCTCTTCCGGAATCTGGTGTTCAGGGAAAAAGCCACGGTCGGGCAGTTTCTCGACAGCATAATAGGGGACGAGGACCTGAAGCTGGCCCTTCTTGGAAACCTCGTGTATTACCATGACGATCCCTACACCCTCTCCCTCATATTCTTTGCCGTCGCTCAGGGGAGTTACTTCACCGGGGGAGGGCACTACGTGAAGGGAGGGTCCCAGAAGCTCTCCGACTACCTGGCCGGGGTGATCAGGTCCTGCGGGGGGGAAGTGCTCTACCGGCACCTCGTCACCGGCATCCTCACGAAGGATGGGAAGGCTATCGGGGTGCGCTACAGGAAGACGACGGGTGGCGATGAGGAAGGAGAGGAAGCCGTCGGGCGTGCAATCATCGCGAACGCCTCCATACCCTCTGTGGCCCGTGACCTGCTCTCTCCCGGGGATAGCGGCCCCCTGAGGAGCCTGGTAGACAGGCTCGAGGTGGCCCCCTCCCTGACTACCCTCTACCTCGGCTTCAAAAGACCGGTGAGGGAGCTGGGGAACCCTTCGTACACCACCTTTCTCTTCGACGGGGGTGTCCGGAACCTCTCGGACATGAGGGAGAACAGGAGGGCCGATTACTCCCTTAGAAACGTAAGCTTCGTCGACTTCAGCCTGATCGACTCCGGGCTGACCCCGGAAGGGAAGAGTTTCGGTTCCATGGTCTGCGTGGACTACCTCCCGGAGTGGGAAGGGCTGGGGCCGGACGAGTACAGGGAGAAGAAGGAGCAGGTAGCAAAGACCTTTATCAGAAGGCTGGAAACCCTCATCCCGGGTATCGCGGAGGAGATAGAGTATCGGGAGGTGGCGACCCCGAAGACCATCAGGCGCTTCACCCTGAACCCCGGGGGAACGGCCTACGGCTTCGCCCAAACCACGGGCCAGGCGGGCCGGAAGAGGATGAAACTCAGACCCCCGGTAGGGAACCTCTACTTCGCCTCGGCATGGCTGTTTTCCGGCGGGTTTTCCGGCGCCATAATGGGCGGTCACTTCTGCGCGGAAGAGGTGTGGAAAAGGCTCCGGAAGTGA
- a CDS encoding DUF2283 domain-containing protein, with protein sequence MKVLYDEDVDAAYIQMSTKKPDGAIEVAEGVILHTTTKNEIVAIEILDATKKIPLETLHELEFISA encoded by the coding sequence GTGAAAGTACTATACGATGAAGACGTAGATGCTGCTTACATTCAGATGTCTACCAAAAAACCTGACGGTGCTATAGAAGTCGCAGAGGGAGTAATACTTCATACGACAACGAAAAACGAAATTGTCGCGATAGAAATACTCGACGCAACCAAGAAGATCCCGCTTGAAACCCTTCATGAACTTGAATTTATTTCTGCCTGA